From the genome of Variovorax sp. RA8, one region includes:
- a CDS encoding M14 family metallopeptidase, translated as MLQQLDHLPPGFMTAAARELHRVLPGPTLIHLPGDAPERLFVSILLHGNEDVGLLALQSVLASYGARRLPRGLSVFVGNVDAAGAGVRRLEDQPDFNRIWSTAPPRTPYEHMAAAVVEVMRQRAVFATLDLHNNSGRNPLYSCLSGTQRQHLVLARLFSPLAVLIESQPSLGAAFAAFSPTISCECGEIGSAQGVFRAAALIDKCLRAGPALFESGDAPGEGESLDIFEAFAVLKVAESLSLACDDHGDNEADIRLLPEIESLNFRALEAGHVIATTAPQLAVEPLRAFGLDGRPIAGLFQHSERRVRLAQPAIAAMLTRDLRAIRQDCLGYLMRRVRLAAS; from the coding sequence ATGCTGCAGCAGCTCGACCACCTGCCTCCCGGCTTCATGACCGCCGCGGCGCGCGAACTGCATCGCGTGCTGCCGGGGCCCACGCTGATCCACCTGCCCGGCGATGCGCCGGAGCGCTTGTTCGTTTCGATCCTGCTGCACGGCAACGAGGACGTCGGCCTGCTGGCGCTGCAGTCGGTGCTGGCCAGCTACGGCGCGCGCCGGCTGCCCCGCGGGCTCTCGGTTTTCGTGGGCAATGTGGACGCGGCGGGCGCCGGCGTACGTCGGCTGGAGGACCAGCCCGATTTCAACCGCATCTGGTCGACTGCGCCTCCGCGCACGCCGTACGAGCACATGGCGGCGGCGGTGGTGGAGGTCATGCGGCAGCGCGCCGTCTTCGCCACGCTGGATTTGCACAACAACTCCGGCCGCAACCCGCTGTACAGCTGCCTGAGCGGCACGCAGCGGCAGCACCTGGTGCTCGCACGCCTGTTCTCGCCGCTGGCCGTGTTGATCGAATCGCAGCCTTCGCTGGGTGCGGCCTTCGCGGCCTTCTCGCCGACCATCAGCTGCGAGTGCGGCGAGATCGGCAGCGCACAGGGCGTGTTCCGCGCAGCGGCGCTGATCGACAAGTGTCTGCGCGCGGGGCCCGCGCTCTTCGAGTCCGGCGACGCGCCCGGGGAGGGCGAATCGCTCGATATCTTCGAGGCCTTCGCGGTGCTGAAGGTGGCCGAGTCGCTGTCCCTGGCCTGCGACGATCACGGCGACAACGAGGCCGACATCCGCCTCTTGCCCGAGATCGAGTCGCTCAACTTCCGCGCGCTCGAGGCCGGCCATGTCATCGCCACCACCGCGCCGCAGCTGGCGGTCGAGCCGCTGCGGGCCTTCGGCCTCGACGGCCGGCCGATCGCCGGGCTCTTCCAGCACAGCGAGCGGCGGGTTCGCCTGGCGCAGCCTGCCATCGCTGCCATGCTCACGCGCGACCTGCGCGCCATCCGCCAGGACTGCCTGGGCTACCTGATGCGGCGCGTGCGCCTCGCAGCTTCCTGA
- a CDS encoding ABC transporter ATP-binding protein, translated as MTTPTLIVEGLQTRFFTRAGIATAVDEVSFTVHRGQVMGLVGESGCGKSMTGYSMLGLVDAPGRVTGGKALLTQRDGEVLDLLQLSPRALQAVRGNRVAMIFQDPMMTLNPVLRIDTQMIEAVRAHHRVTAKAARERAAAALAKVGIASPHERLLAYPHQFSGGMRQRVAIAIALLNEPDLIIADEPTTALDVTIQGQILAEMQALCRESGTALIWITHDLSVVAGLADTVSVMYAGRIVEQGAVAEVLERPRHPYTRGLIASAPSRNPRGRPLAQIPGMTPSLLALPPGCAFQARCARADAACRAAPPLVRLPERQLRCFHPHSASAATTA; from the coding sequence ATGACGACTCCCACGCTGATCGTCGAAGGGCTGCAGACCCGTTTCTTCACCCGCGCCGGCATCGCGACCGCGGTCGACGAGGTCTCGTTCACGGTGCACCGGGGCCAGGTGATGGGCTTGGTGGGCGAGTCCGGCTGCGGCAAGTCGATGACGGGCTACTCGATGCTGGGCCTGGTCGACGCACCGGGCCGCGTGACCGGCGGCAAGGCGCTGCTGACGCAGCGCGACGGCGAGGTGCTGGACCTGCTGCAGCTTTCGCCGCGCGCGCTGCAGGCGGTGCGCGGCAACCGCGTCGCGATGATCTTCCAGGATCCGATGATGACGCTCAATCCGGTGCTGCGCATCGACACGCAGATGATCGAGGCGGTACGCGCGCATCACCGCGTGACTGCAAAGGCGGCGCGCGAGCGCGCGGCCGCGGCGCTGGCCAAGGTGGGCATCGCCTCGCCGCACGAGCGGCTGCTGGCCTACCCGCACCAGTTCTCCGGCGGCATGCGGCAGCGGGTGGCGATCGCGATTGCGCTGCTCAACGAGCCTGACCTGATCATCGCGGACGAGCCGACCACGGCGCTGGACGTGACCATCCAGGGCCAGATCCTCGCGGAGATGCAGGCGTTGTGCCGCGAGTCGGGCACCGCGCTGATCTGGATCACGCACGACCTCTCGGTGGTTGCGGGCCTGGCCGACACGGTGTCGGTGATGTATGCCGGGCGCATCGTCGAGCAGGGCGCCGTGGCGGAGGTGCTGGAGCGGCCGCGCCACCCCTACACCCGCGGCCTGATCGCCAGCGCGCCTTCGCGCAATCCGCGCGGTCGGCCGCTGGCGCAGATCCCGGGCATGACGCCTTCGCTGCTCGCGCTGCCGCCGGGCTGCGCCTTCCAGGCCCGTTGTGCGCGTGCCGATGCGGCCTGCCGCGCGGCACCGCCGCTGGTGCGCCTGCCGGAGCGGCAGCTGCGCTGCTTCCATCCTCATTCCGCTAGCGCCGCGACGACGGCTTGA
- a CDS encoding helix-turn-helix transcriptional regulator: protein MMLSSLLQRAAASSMAGAARAGAAAPSAGEGSVPGGPPPQLYAEEQLCRPETLGRHAELPGVVRDLVEAGTIDARARLVRGMLHAIGFEWMGYGMVAYVRGQSWPLSFFTSYGNAHWIRRYFAQRHYEVDARHHEAPASSLPLLWDVSQLEASLTGPDPSERRRRFLDDLHASGIRSGLFFRLASPTHVNEHTVISLTSSAPSRSWITEGVVGQSLVLGLSVHEYLSRHARVPAAPPTARAEMSGMSPTQRYILEQLLQGRSDKEIAYRLQLSSHTVDYHMRQLRRRFAARNRVQLVKAATQSQHGEGGFGGVSQLSAL from the coding sequence ATGATGCTGTCATCCCTGCTGCAACGCGCCGCGGCTTCGTCGATGGCTGGTGCTGCGAGGGCCGGCGCAGCGGCGCCTTCGGCCGGCGAGGGCAGCGTGCCTGGCGGACCGCCACCGCAGCTCTATGCCGAGGAGCAGTTGTGCCGGCCCGAGACCCTCGGCCGCCATGCCGAACTGCCGGGCGTCGTGCGCGACCTGGTGGAGGCCGGCACCATCGATGCCCGGGCGCGCCTGGTGCGCGGCATGCTGCACGCGATCGGCTTCGAGTGGATGGGCTACGGCATGGTCGCCTATGTGCGCGGCCAGTCCTGGCCGCTGAGCTTCTTCACCAGCTATGGCAATGCGCACTGGATACGGCGCTACTTTGCGCAGCGTCACTACGAGGTGGATGCGCGGCATCATGAGGCGCCGGCATCCAGCCTGCCGCTGCTGTGGGACGTGAGCCAGCTGGAAGCCTCGCTCACCGGCCCGGACCCGAGCGAGCGGCGCCGACGCTTCCTGGACGACCTGCATGCCAGCGGCATCCGCAGCGGCCTGTTCTTCCGCCTGGCTTCGCCCACGCACGTGAACGAGCACACGGTAATCAGCCTGACCTCGAGCGCGCCCAGCCGCAGCTGGATCACCGAGGGCGTGGTGGGCCAGTCGCTGGTGCTGGGCCTGAGCGTGCACGAGTACCTGTCGCGCCACGCGCGGGTGCCGGCCGCGCCGCCGACGGCGCGCGCCGAGATGTCGGGCATGTCGCCGACGCAGCGGTACATCCTCGAGCAGCTGCTGCAGGGGCGCAGCGACAAGGAGATCGCATACCGGCTGCAGCTGTCATCGCACACGGTGGATTACCACATGCGCCAGCTGCGGCGCCGCTTCGCGGCTCGCAACCGGGTGCAGCTGGTGAAGGCGGCGACGCAATCGCAGCACGGGGAGGGTGGGTTCGGCGGGGTCAGCCAGCTGTCGGCGCTCTAG
- a CDS encoding ABC transporter permease, giving the protein MSTQFAALGEGTEVPALPVLKPTAEAPPVESPLRLFLRQYAGSKIAVVGAALLLLLALAALLAPVLASQNPYDLAQLDILDARLPPGSHAAEAGRLFLLGTDEQGRDMLSAMLYGLRISLAIGIVATVAALSLGSTLGLVAAYAGGRLDAFLMRVVDIQLSFPAILLALVLITVLQPGVGNVALALVAVQWAYYARTVRAAALVERKKEYIEAAQGLGLSGARVVFRHLLPNCLPPVIVVAALQVANAIALEATLSFLGIGVPITEPSLGLMIANGQQSLLAGQYWMSVYPGLLLLATILAINLVADQLRDVLNPRLSRQ; this is encoded by the coding sequence ATGAGTACACAGTTCGCCGCCCTCGGCGAGGGCACCGAGGTGCCCGCCTTGCCGGTCTTGAAACCCACTGCCGAGGCGCCACCGGTCGAATCGCCGCTGCGCCTCTTTCTGCGGCAGTACGCCGGGTCGAAGATCGCCGTCGTCGGCGCCGCGCTGCTGCTCCTGCTGGCGCTCGCCGCGCTGCTGGCGCCGGTGCTGGCATCGCAGAATCCCTACGACCTGGCGCAGCTCGACATCCTCGATGCGCGCCTGCCGCCGGGATCGCACGCAGCCGAGGCCGGCCGGCTCTTCCTGCTGGGTACCGACGAGCAGGGGCGCGACATGCTCTCCGCCATGCTCTACGGCCTGCGCATCTCCCTGGCCATCGGCATCGTCGCAACCGTGGCCGCGCTGTCGCTGGGCAGCACGCTGGGCCTGGTGGCGGCCTATGCGGGCGGGCGGCTCGATGCCTTTCTGATGCGGGTGGTGGACATCCAGCTGTCCTTCCCGGCCATCCTGCTGGCGCTGGTGCTGATCACGGTGCTGCAGCCGGGCGTCGGCAATGTCGCGCTGGCGCTGGTGGCGGTGCAGTGGGCCTACTACGCGCGCACCGTGCGCGCCGCCGCGCTGGTCGAGCGCAAGAAGGAATACATCGAGGCCGCGCAGGGCCTGGGGCTCTCGGGCGCGCGCGTGGTGTTTCGGCACCTGCTTCCCAATTGCCTGCCACCGGTGATCGTGGTGGCGGCGCTGCAGGTGGCCAATGCGATCGCGCTGGAGGCCACGCTGTCTTTCCTGGGCATCGGCGTGCCGATCACCGAGCCCTCGCTGGGCCTGATGATCGCCAATGGCCAGCAGTCGCTGCTGGCAGGGCAGTACTGGATGTCGGTCTATCCGGGCCTGCTGCTGCTGGCGACCATTCTCGCCATCAACCTGGTGGCCGACCAGCTGCGCGATGTGTTGAACCCGCGGCTTTCGAGGCAGTGA
- a CDS encoding AraC family transcriptional regulator gives MELLDSCYWRDAELAGLQFTANRFMQREIRPHRHVGFTLAVCDTELQVRTPGGAMVVPPGTLLRIAPHVWHSVQASSTPWREDAMYCSFAVARCVSPADAGGAQVQQVEGDAAVAVFPQPSTARDFLECHRLLQEAARSRNEEAGAIGRALMRERLAQWMPLQAVDAPRAQQGSTLVIDSGDERVNRLYGLIASGFHQRLTLDGLAETVGWHPVHLQRRFKSAWGFTPHELLVGHRIEYARDLIAGGARVTYAAHAAGFSDQSHLHKTFLSTYAVVPGEYRRLSALDALQPPSARNGIVE, from the coding sequence ATGGAACTCCTCGACTCCTGTTACTGGCGAGACGCTGAACTCGCGGGGCTTCAATTCACTGCCAACCGCTTCATGCAGCGCGAGATCCGGCCGCACCGTCACGTGGGCTTCACGCTCGCGGTGTGCGACACGGAGTTGCAGGTGCGCACGCCCGGAGGCGCGATGGTGGTGCCGCCCGGCACGCTGCTGCGCATCGCGCCGCATGTATGGCATTCGGTGCAGGCCAGCAGCACGCCCTGGCGCGAAGACGCGATGTACTGCAGCTTCGCGGTCGCGCGCTGCGTGAGCCCGGCCGATGCCGGCGGCGCCCAGGTGCAGCAGGTCGAAGGCGACGCGGCGGTCGCCGTCTTCCCGCAGCCGTCGACGGCGCGCGATTTCCTCGAATGCCATCGCCTGCTGCAGGAGGCCGCGCGCAGCCGCAACGAAGAAGCCGGCGCAATCGGCCGCGCGCTCATGCGCGAGCGCCTCGCGCAATGGATGCCGCTGCAGGCCGTCGATGCGCCAAGGGCGCAGCAGGGCTCCACACTCGTCATCGACAGCGGCGACGAACGCGTGAACCGGCTCTACGGCCTGATCGCCTCGGGCTTCCACCAACGCCTCACGCTCGATGGCCTGGCCGAGACGGTGGGCTGGCATCCGGTGCACCTGCAGCGCCGCTTCAAGAGCGCCTGGGGCTTCACCCCACACGAGCTGCTGGTGGGCCACCGCATCGAGTACGCGCGTGACCTCATCGCCGGCGGTGCACGCGTCACCTATGCGGCGCACGCTGCCGGCTTCAGCGACCAGAGCCATCTGCACAAGACCTTCCTGAGCACCTACGCGGTGGTGCCGGGCGAGTACCGGCGCCTGTCGGCGCTCGATGCGCTGCAGCCACCATCGGCGCGCAACGGCATCGTGGAGTGA
- a CDS encoding ABC transporter substrate-binding protein gives MRWRQGRLRDWLCAASMALAACALPAQELRIGLASSPGTVDPHFYNNDAVSAVVSHAYETLVALDPDTRLVPALAASWRVVDDRTWEFKLRDGVKFHDGSSLSAEDVLFSLDRPAAIANSPSSFATYTRNITGKKAIDRLTVQLTTAAPAPLLPNDLTRIFIVSKKAAEKANTDDFNQVKVDAGTGPFRIVKFSPGASVQFARFDDYWGAKPAWAALTLRMLPADAARMSALLSGDVQLVENVQANLVSQFRQNKDLSVFDKVSSRVMFLYTDHRDSSPFVTDKEGRPLAKNPLKDARVRQAISKLIDRKLLAERVLDRLAVPTANIAAPGMFGFNPKLKPEAVDLAGARRLLADAGYPEGFGLTLFGPNDRYINDEQVVQAIGQMLTRGGIATKVQVSPMATYVGRASKKELGFGLLGWGVGGGEPSGAMRGLLGTPDKEKGMGATNWSSYASPQFDALLTEALRTVDDRKREQLLQDAAEQALAKDFAIIPLYHQVATWAGRKGIAFVPRVDEFTLAHQVRPD, from the coding sequence ATGAGATGGAGACAAGGCCGCCTGCGCGACTGGCTGTGCGCGGCATCGATGGCGCTCGCCGCCTGCGCGCTGCCCGCGCAGGAACTGCGCATCGGGCTCGCCAGCAGTCCCGGCACGGTGGACCCGCACTTCTACAACAACGACGCCGTCAGCGCGGTGGTGAGCCACGCCTACGAGACGCTGGTGGCGCTGGACCCCGACACGCGCCTGGTGCCTGCGCTCGCCGCTTCGTGGCGCGTGGTCGACGACCGGACCTGGGAGTTCAAGCTGCGCGACGGCGTCAAGTTCCACGACGGCAGCAGCCTGAGCGCAGAGGACGTGCTGTTCTCGCTCGACCGCCCGGCGGCGATCGCCAACAGTCCGAGCTCCTTCGCCACCTACACACGCAACATCACGGGCAAGAAGGCGATCGACCGGCTGACCGTGCAGCTCACCACCGCCGCGCCCGCGCCGCTCTTGCCGAACGACCTGACGCGCATCTTCATCGTCTCGAAGAAGGCGGCCGAGAAGGCGAACACCGACGACTTCAACCAGGTGAAAGTGGATGCGGGCACCGGCCCGTTCCGGATCGTGAAGTTCAGCCCGGGCGCCTCGGTGCAGTTCGCGCGCTTCGACGACTACTGGGGCGCGAAGCCGGCCTGGGCTGCGCTCACGCTGCGCATGCTGCCGGCCGATGCGGCGCGCATGTCGGCGCTGCTGTCGGGCGACGTGCAGTTGGTGGAGAACGTGCAGGCCAACCTGGTCTCGCAGTTCCGGCAGAACAAGGACCTGAGCGTGTTCGACAAGGTCTCGAGCCGCGTGATGTTCCTCTACACCGACCATCGCGACAGCTCGCCCTTCGTCACCGACAAGGAGGGCCGGCCGCTGGCGAAGAATCCGCTGAAGGATGCACGGGTGCGACAGGCCATCTCCAAGCTGATCGACCGCAAGCTGCTGGCCGAGCGCGTGCTGGACCGACTGGCCGTGCCCACCGCCAACATCGCCGCGCCCGGCATGTTCGGCTTCAATCCGAAGCTGAAGCCCGAGGCCGTCGACCTGGCCGGCGCGCGCAGGCTGCTGGCCGACGCGGGCTATCCCGAAGGCTTCGGCCTCACGCTCTTCGGGCCCAACGACCGCTACATCAACGACGAGCAGGTGGTGCAGGCCATCGGCCAGATGCTCACGCGCGGCGGCATCGCGACCAAGGTGCAGGTCTCGCCGATGGCGACTTACGTGGGGCGGGCATCGAAGAAGGAGCTGGGCTTCGGCCTGCTCGGCTGGGGCGTGGGCGGCGGCGAGCCCTCGGGCGCGATGCGCGGCCTGCTGGGAACGCCCGACAAGGAGAAGGGCATGGGCGCCACCAACTGGAGCAGTTACGCCAGTCCGCAGTTCGATGCGCTGCTGACCGAGGCGCTGCGCACGGTGGACGACCGCAAGCGCGAGCAACTGCTGCAGGACGCGGCCGAGCAGGCGCTGGCGAAGGACTTCGCCATCATCCCGCTCTACCACCAGGTCGCGACCTGGGCCGGCCGCAAGGGCATCGCCTTCGTGCCGCGGGTGGACGAGTTCACGCTGGCCCACCAGGTCCGGCCGGATTGA
- a CDS encoding ABC transporter permease — protein sequence MLAFVIRRLGQSLLVLFAMSLLVFASVYLIGNPADILISMDADQAERTRLAHAMGLDRSLPLQYAQFLWRALQGDLGQSFVHGVPAVALVFERLPATLELAVVAMAIAMGIGLPLGLWAGLRPESFAGKAIMTGSILGFSLPTFWVGLMLIMVFSVQLGWLPAGGRGPTQELLGLQLSLFSLEGWKHLLLPALNLALFKLALVTRLTRAGTREALTQDYVKFARAKGLSPARVVGVHVLKNIMVPIVTVVALEFGALVAFAAVTETIFAWPGAGKLIIESIGLLDRPVVVAYLLVVVAMFTLLNLLVDIAYSALDPRVRLGDAGA from the coding sequence ATGCTCGCCTTCGTGATACGACGCCTCGGGCAGAGCCTGCTCGTGCTCTTTGCCATGTCCCTGCTGGTCTTCGCCAGCGTCTACCTGATCGGCAACCCGGCCGACATCCTGATCAGCATGGATGCCGACCAGGCCGAGCGCACGCGCCTCGCGCATGCCATGGGCCTGGACCGCTCCCTGCCGCTGCAGTACGCGCAATTCCTGTGGCGCGCGCTGCAGGGCGACCTGGGGCAGTCCTTCGTCCATGGTGTGCCGGCGGTTGCGTTGGTGTTCGAGCGCCTGCCCGCGACGCTGGAGCTGGCCGTGGTCGCGATGGCGATTGCCATGGGCATCGGGCTGCCGCTGGGCTTGTGGGCCGGGCTGCGGCCCGAGTCCTTCGCCGGCAAGGCGATCATGACCGGCTCCATCCTCGGCTTCTCGCTGCCGACCTTCTGGGTGGGGCTGATGCTGATCATGGTGTTCTCGGTGCAGCTCGGCTGGCTGCCGGCCGGCGGCCGCGGGCCGACCCAGGAGCTGCTCGGTCTGCAGCTGTCGCTCTTCAGCCTCGAGGGCTGGAAGCACCTGCTGCTGCCGGCGCTCAACCTCGCGCTCTTCAAGCTGGCGCTGGTCACGCGGCTCACGCGGGCCGGCACGCGCGAGGCGCTGACGCAGGACTACGTGAAGTTCGCGCGTGCCAAAGGCCTGTCGCCGGCGCGGGTGGTGGGGGTGCATGTGCTGAAGAACATCATGGTGCCCATCGTCACGGTGGTGGCACTGGAGTTCGGCGCGCTGGTCGCCTTCGCTGCCGTCACCGAAACCATCTTCGCCTGGCCCGGTGCCGGCAAGCTGATCATCGAATCGATCGGCCTGCTCGATCGGCCGGTGGTGGTGGCCTACCTGCTGGTGGTGGTGGCGATGTTCACGCTGCTCAACCTGCTGGTGGACATCGCCTATTCGGCGCTCGACCCGCGCGTGCGGCTGGGCGATGCCGGAGCCTGA
- a CDS encoding ABC transporter ATP-binding protein, with protein sequence MQTSTSTPLLELRATSKRFVKKADAAARLARLLGAPAAAPTVHAVDRVSLAVKSGEVVGLVGESGCGKSTLGRMAAGLHGLSEGERWWQGENTAALEQRLPRADYRRHMLGIQMVFQDPYASLNPRLRVQQIVGEAPLAHGLVDAGGQEELVAGLLRRVGLDPQLMRRYPHQFSGGQRARIGIARALAVRPRMLICDEAVAALDVSIQAQVINLFMQLREELRLTYLFISHDLGVVRHISDRVLVMYLGRVVESAPAEALFEAPLHPYTQGLLAEAPKLEVRRKRFVAIRGEIPSPMNPPRGCHFHPRCPQALPRCAEEAPVLAPVGVDRWAACHRIDTQAADGVVSYKDDSRGVKNLQGAAIGLC encoded by the coding sequence ATGCAGACCTCGACCTCGACACCCTTGCTGGAACTGCGCGCGACGTCCAAGCGCTTCGTGAAGAAAGCCGATGCCGCGGCCCGGCTTGCGCGCCTGCTGGGCGCACCGGCGGCAGCGCCGACCGTGCATGCGGTCGATCGCGTCTCGCTCGCCGTAAAAAGCGGCGAGGTGGTGGGCCTGGTCGGCGAATCGGGCTGCGGCAAGTCGACGCTGGGGCGAATGGCAGCAGGGCTGCACGGCCTCAGCGAAGGGGAGCGCTGGTGGCAAGGCGAGAACACCGCGGCGCTGGAGCAGCGGCTGCCGCGCGCCGACTACCGGCGCCACATGCTGGGCATCCAGATGGTCTTCCAGGACCCTTACGCCAGCCTCAACCCTCGCCTGCGGGTGCAGCAGATCGTGGGGGAGGCGCCGCTGGCGCACGGGCTTGTCGATGCCGGCGGGCAGGAGGAGCTGGTGGCCGGCCTGCTGCGCCGGGTCGGGCTGGACCCGCAACTGATGCGCCGCTATCCGCATCAGTTCTCGGGCGGGCAGCGCGCGCGCATCGGTATCGCGCGCGCACTTGCGGTGCGGCCGCGGATGCTGATCTGCGACGAGGCCGTGGCCGCGCTCGACGTTTCCATCCAGGCGCAGGTGATCAACCTCTTCATGCAGCTGCGCGAGGAGCTCCGGCTCACCTACCTCTTCATCAGCCACGACCTGGGCGTGGTGCGGCACATCAGCGACCGCGTGCTGGTGATGTACCTCGGGCGGGTGGTGGAGTCGGCGCCGGCCGAGGCCCTCTTCGAGGCGCCGCTCCATCCCTACACGCAGGGTCTGCTGGCCGAGGCGCCGAAGCTGGAGGTGCGCCGCAAGCGCTTCGTCGCGATCCGCGGGGAGATCCCCTCGCCGATGAATCCGCCGCGCGGCTGCCACTTTCACCCGCGTTGCCCGCAGGCGCTGCCGCGGTGCGCCGAGGAGGCGCCGGTGCTGGCCCCGGTGGGGGTCGATCGCTGGGCGGCCTGTCATCGGATCGACACACAGGCGGCTGACGGGGTGGTGTCCTACAAGGATGATTCACGCGGAGTTAAGAATCTACAAGGCGCCGCCATCGGCCTTTGCTAA